Part of the Aureitalea marina genome, GGTGGCCGTTCCGTTTAGATCATTGCTAAGGGTAGCCGTGTTACAGTTGTCGGTAAAGGTAGCGTCAAACTCTACACCTTGTACCGTGTAATGGCAGACCCCCGCATCGGTGTCTCTGCTCGCGCTTGCAGCACACGTAATTACCGGCGCCTCGTTGTCTTCAACGGTAATGGTTACCGAACATACATCGGTATTGCCATTGCCATCCGCTACCGTCCAGGTCACTACCGTATCTCCTAAGGGAAGTACCGCTCCAGCTAAGGTGGCCGTTCCGTTTAAATCATTGCTAAGGGTAGCCGTGTTACAGTTGTCGGTAAAGGTAGCGTCAAACTCTACACCTTGTACCGTGTAATGGCAGACCCCCGCATCGGTGTCTCTGCTCGCGCTTGCAGCACACGTAATTAACGGCGCCTCGTTGTCTTCTACGGTAATGGTTACCGAACATACATCGGTATTGCCATTGCCATCCGCTACCGTCCAGGTCACTACCGTATCTCCTAAGGGAAGTACCGCTCCAGCTAAGGTGGCCGTTCCGTTTAAATCATTGCTAAGGGTAGCCGTGTTACAGTTGTCGGTAAAGGTAGCGTCAAACTCTACACCTTGTACCGTGTAATGGCAGACCCCCGCATCGGTGTCTCTGCTCGCGCTTGCAGCACACGTAATTACCGGCGCCTCGTTGTCTTCAACGGTAATGGTTACCGAACATACATCGGTATTGCCATTGCCATCCGCTACCGTCCAGGTCACTACCGTATCTCCTAAGGGAAGTACCGCTCCAGCTAAGGTGGCCGTTCCGTTTAGATCATTGCTAAGAGTAGCCGTGTTACAGTTGTCGGTAAAGGTAGCGTCAAACTCTACACCTTGTACCGTGTAATGGCAGACCCCCGCATCGGTGTCTCTCGTGTCATTTACAGCACAACTAATTACTGGTGCTTCATTATCTTCTACAGTAACTGTTGCCGTACAGGTTGCACTTTGTCCAGCAGTATCTGTTACGGTTAAGGTAACGGTAACCGGTGTACCAATATCTGTACAATCAAAGCTTACAGGCGCTATCGATAGGCTTACGGATCCGTTGTTATCAAAAGAACCATTATCAACATCGGCAGGGTTTAGTGTATATGCACCGTTACTGTCTAGATTGACAGTTATATCTTGGCACATTGCTACTGGAGGAGTATCAGGCAAATTATAAACCCGCACATGACCACGACCAACAGGTTGAATACCATTATTACCGTTATATGGAGCTCCTATTGCCAGACGCAAACCATCAGCACTCATACTAATACTAGAACCAAACATATCAAGTGCTGATTCGCCGTCTATATCGGCTACCAGTTGTATCCAGTTGTTGCCATCCCATGTATACACACGAACATGTCCAGACAACCACCCATTGTCATTACTAAGCGCCCCTATAGCCAATCGCGAGCCATCAGCATTCATATCAATTGCACGACCAGAAGAGTCTCCGAGTGCTTCACCATCAATATCTGCCCCCAATTGTATCCAGTTGTTGCCATCCCATGTATACACACGAACATGACCACGGCTGTCAGCATTTAATTCGGCCCCTATAGCCAGACGCGAACCATCAGCACTTATACTAACTGATATGCCAGAATAATCGCTTTCAGCTTCTCCAATAATATCGGATCCTAACTGTACCCAGTTGCTGCCATCCCAAGTGTATACTTGTACATAACCATTAGCGCTTACGGGATTGTTATCATCGGGAGCTCCTATAGCCAGTCGCAAACCATCGGCGCTCATACTAACAGAATAACCGAAACCTGTAAAATTATTAACTGGAGATTCGTTACCAATATCTGAACCCATTTGTATCCAATTACTACCATTCCAAGCATATACCTGTACATTATTCGAATGGGTTCCACTAGGAGAATTTACTGTCCTCCCTATCACAAGTCGGGACCCATCAGCGCTTATACTAACAGATATGTTAGAATATCCATCTAGCTCTTCACTAGGAATACTGGCTCCTAACTGCACCCAAGTAGTGCCATCCCAGGTATACACCTGCACATAACCAGAGTCACCAGAGTTTAATGTGGCCCCTATAGCCAGGCGTGAGCCATCAGCATTCATACTAACGGATATGCCGAAATAATCGCCTTCTGCTTCTCCAATAATATCGGCTCCTAACTGCACCCAACCACAACCATTCCATTGGTAAACACGTACTTGCTTAGCGCTATTAGAGGGATTAGTATAAGTTACAGCCATACGTAACCCATCTGCGCTCATGCTAACTCTAGCCCCAAACGATTCCATATTTACATCACCAGTAATCTCAGAGATATAATCTTGTAAGGATTCTGCTACTGTGACGGTAACATCAAAACTACACGTCGTTGTGTTTCCTGCAACATCTGTAGCTTCGAAGGTATTTGTGGTAGTGCCTACCGGAAATTCACTTCCGCTTGGTAATCCTGCAGTTTGTACCACTGAACCTGAGGGCGCGGCAATACTGTTTATAAAAGCCGTAGTGATACTCTCAGTGGTCGCGTTATCTACAAGGCCACTATTTTCACTCGCATAAAGCAGGTAATACAAACGCTCGGTGTTTTGTAGACCTGTCACCTGATGCTGATCTTCATCAGTATCTGTTGAGAAGTTATGAGAGGCTTCTGGATTTTCTGGAATGATAATTAAATGATTCACAGAGGGATCAGAATCTTCATTAGCCTCTGGATTTTCGCGTACCCGCTTTACAAAAATTGAATAGTTTTCTCCATTAACTTGAATTACCGAACTGTATCCGTCGACTATACCATTACCATCAGCTCCAAGGACTCCGTTGATATTGAATTCTGTTATTCCATCCAAATTTGCAGCCAATAGCCACATATTATCGACCTTCTTGGTGATATAACTCCCTGAAGGGCCAAACTCCTCCGAATTAGTTACCGTATTTTCGGCATAGGTAAGTGGAACCTCAGACAAATTAGTGGTTATAAAATTACCTCCTTCATACATATCCGATCCACCATCCGCAATACCTATATTAGGGCCGTCTAACCTAAAATTGTAGGCCGATGGTATAAGAGTAGTTACTGTGGCGCTGTTTCGGTTGAAATTATGAACAACATTTTGTAGTCTTTCGGCTTGGCCATAACTCGAAATGTTATCCTGAATAACAGGTGCATTAAAAACCACGGGGATCGTACAGGAAGAGGATGGTACTTCCAGACTGATGGTTTCCAAGCAAGTCATTTCTGGTGCTTCTGCGTCGACTACGGTGATATCTAAACTACAGGTTGCTACAGCGCCACAAATATCTACTGCGGTGTAAGTTACTGTGGTGGTTCCTATCGGATAAAAATCGGAAGCAGCGGCGTTTATAGTGTTATTATAATCATTACTTATGGTAATTGGGCCCCGTTTAATCAATTGAATAAAATCGTCCTCACACCCAAAAGGAAATCTACTCGTACATCTGTCATTATCTACAAAATCCCAGTCTGCCAAGATAAAATTTAGCGTAGGGCCATACAATGATACCCAGTTATTCCAAGTCTCTTTGGGGATAACAAAGGTGGGATTGATAATGGAAGTATTATAATTATCGGCAACCCCAAATTCAAAGAATACCAATCTTCCATCAGGTCCTACAATGATCATACCTTCCCCCATACCATTAAAGTCACCTTGGTAGTTGATTTCCATTACTACATCTTGGGTTTCTTGGGTAGCACCATACCAGGCAAATGGGGTATTAATGAGATGACCTCCATTATCAAATCTTAGGGGGGTTACCATACCTGCTACTGACGGTCTAAAAACACCCAGGTCATCGGTAACCGCTGGAGTAGGAAGAGTAACGAAGGCACCGGTTTGTCCAGCATCGTTATTTTGTGTAATCGAAGCATTACAAGAAATTACCGGAGCTTCATTATTCACTACCGTTACGGTCGTAGTACAGGAATTACTATTTCCATTTCCATCTACTACTGTCCAGGTAATCATGTTTTCTCCAATAGGAAGTATAGCACCAGCTAGAGAGTCTGCGCCGTTAAAGTCATTTGTGATAGTCACATTAGCGCCACCACGGGCATCAAACTCATAACCTACTACGGTGTAGGTAAGACCTCCAGGATTTGTAGCACGGGTAGCATCTTGCGTACAAAGCAAAGCTGTAACTTCAGGCTCTGTTATGGTAACGAACATACTACAGGAGCTGCTATTTCCATCACCCCCTACTACCGTCCAAGTCACTAGAGTATCGCCCTGTGGAAATAAAGCCCCAGCTAGAGAGGTGGAACCATTAAAATCATTAGTGAGGGTAGTATTCCCTGGATTGTTCACAAAAGAAGGATCAAACTCATCTCCTACCACATTGTAGGATAATAAAATAGGGTGCGCAGCACGGGTAGCATCTTGCACACAAAGGACTAAAGGAATTTCAGGATCTATTACAGTCACGGTCATCTCACAGGAGTTCTCGTTACCATTGCCATCGATTACTATCCAAGTGACTACCGTATCGCCCAATGGTAGTACAGCACCTGCTAAAGAGGTCGTGCCATTGAAGTCATTGATAAGGGTAGCATTACCTGCATTATCAGAGAAAGTAGCATCAAATTCGGTACCTATTACGGTGTAAGTCGATAAATCAGAATCTGTATTACGTGTAGCATCCTGCAAACAAGAAATCGCAGGAGCTTCTGTGTCTACTATGGTTATGGTCATCTCACATGAGTTGCTGTTACCACTGTCATCGGTTACTGTCCAGGTCACTACTGTATCGCCTAATGGAAGTACAGCACCTCCTAATGAGGTCGTGCCATTAAAGTCATTGGTGAGGGTAGCATTCTCTGAATTATCAGAGAAAGTAGCATCGAACTCGGTACCTACCACAGTGTAGAAATCTAGTCCAAGGTCAGTAGGTCGTCCAGTATTTTCCATACAAGAGATGTAAGGAGCTTGGGTATCAACTACGGTCACGGTGATCTCACAGGAGTTACTGTTTCCACTACCATCGGTTGCTGTCCAAGTGATCACGGTATCACCTAATGGAAGTACAGCACCAGTTAGAGAGGCCGTACCATTGAAGTCATTGGTTAGGGTAGCACTCCCTGTATTTTCATAGAAATCACAATTAAGCTCATTTTCTCTTACGGTGTAAGTAAGAACTCCAAGATCCGTATCGCGTGTAGCATCTTCCTCACAATCGATAACAGGCGAAATGGTATCTACTACGGTTACCTGGGCGGTACAACTATCTGTTTGCCCCCATGTATCTGTTATGGTAAGGGTTACTGGAACTATAGTTCCTAAATCAGCGCTTGTAAATGTATTGCGATTTATCGAAAGGCTGTATCCGAAATCATCTGCAGAACCATAATCAATTGTATTTGCATCTATCATGGCATTTCCTGCCTCATCAAGTGGCAACGTTACATTTTTACAAAAGGCCGTAGGTGGGTAATCCATAATGTTGTATAAGAAGGTCCGACCAATATCTAGGCCACCATAGTGTGGAACGCCTACCGCTAAAAAGTTTCCATCTGCAGATAGACTTACTGATGCCCCAAATGCAACGCCTGGTATATCACTTTCTATAGATTGAGTACCTATAACGACCCAATTATTGTCCTGCCAGCGGTATAATTTAGCATAAGATCCTGCTCCAGGTTCATCATCCCATCCTTTGGCTCCAACAGCCAAACGGCTGCCATCGGCACTTAGACTAACAGCAGCACCAAAAAGATCGTAGGGTTGACCTGTTAAATGGCCACCTAATTGATTCCAATTGGACCCGTCATAATCGTATATTTTTACTACACCAGCGAAAGTACTATTAGAGTCGCTCAGTGGCGCACCAATGGCCACACGGTTACCATCGGCGCTTATGCTTAGGGCGTCGCCAAAACGAGTAGTTTGGTATTGTATACCTTGAATATCCGAACCCTTTTGTACCCACGTATTACCAATTATACTGTATAGACGTACTTTTCCAGTAGGACTTACCCCCCTTCTAACGCTTCTAACGGTACCCCTATGGCAACCGTAGTACCATCAGTACTTAGACTAACACTATATCCTAGAGAAGAGTTCGGATTTCCTTTGATTGGACTGCCTACTTGACTCCAAGTGTTTCCATTCAAATCAAATATACGCACTTCACCGGCACTACTATCACTTCCTTCCGCACCTACTGCTAAACGCGTACCATCAGCACTTAAGCTAACGGCATTACCAAAAAAATCTCCTTCTTGATATCCATTCAGTGTATTTCCAACTTGAATCCAATCCGATCCAGAAAAATCATAGACACGCACACTACCAATAGCACCTATGGCTATACGATACCCATTTTGACTTAAACTTATTGTTGAGCCTGATCTTTCAAAAGAAGCCCCATTAATGGGTGGCCCCAATTGGAAACCACTTTGTTTATCATAAACTCTTACCTGTCCATTTGAATAAGTCCCTGAGCTGTTGTAAGGAGCTCCTACAGCCATCACTTGGCCGTTACCGCTTAAACTTACAGCGGTACCGAATTCATCACCTGCGTCTTGACCATCCTTAACCAATATGCTCGTTTGTGCTTGCATACTCATAAAAAACACCAACGCCAAAAAAGCAAGGTGAAATTTTAAAATTGAAGTAACTTGTTTCATTGTAATTCGTTTTAATAGGCTTTATAATTTTTGTTAGTGACAAAAGTAGACCGGCAGCTCTCTCCATAGAATAGAGAGCCCCCCTCAGATTATCTAGGGGTTACCCCCTAATTATTTTGATAAATCAATTTTCGCAAGCACTATCCCATGTTAAGTAGAGCATAATGGCATCGCACAAAGAGCATTTTCACACCCCTTTAATCGGTCGTTAGAAACCCCCAATCACAGCATTGAGCTCGACTGCGGTAATGGCCCTAAATGAGGTGTAACTTTTTGATATCGCTTTGAAGGAAATTTGACATCTGGCTGACTTAAATTATCGGTAAAATGAGTCGATTATGATTATTGAAAAACATTATACCCTACCTCGATCTAGCCAAGCCATATCAATAAGCGATTATTGGAAGATTTGCCTACATACAATGGGTTGGATTTATACGGCGTACCCAATTATTATCAATTGCCTAGCCGTATCGCTTCAGGTTGCTAACCCGACTTATCGCTCAAACATTTTGCTTTGATACAACCGCTACTCGCTCTTTAGTGCAGAACGACGTTTTATTTAGTGGAATAGAGTTCCCCTAAATGCTGCCAGCGCGTTGTAAAAACGAAGCGCTCCTGCTAATTACTTCGCGGTAAAGATTTGAACTCGGTCTACGAATTAAGTTTATCGGTTTATTGATGTATTAGGCAATATCAATATTTAAGATTGGTTCGCTAGCGCTCCGAAAATTCTCAAACTGGGGAAGAATGAATCCCACAGCAAAAATTACTTGATTGATTCTATTTGTTCTGAGGCTAGAAAGCCTAACTAGCAATCCAAAAAG contains:
- a CDS encoding HYR domain-containing protein, encoding MAIGAPLSDSNSTFAGVVKIYDYDGSNWNQLGGHLTGQPYDLFGAAVSLSADGSRLAVGAKGWDDEPGAGSYAKLYRWQDNNWVVIGTQSIESDIPGVAFGASVSLSADGNFLAVGVPHYGGLDIGRTFLYNIMDYPPTAFCKNVTLPLDEAGNAMIDANTIDYGSADDFGYSLSINRNTFTSADLGTIVPVTLTITDTWGQTDSCTAQVTVVDTISPVIDCEEDATRDTDLGVLTYTVRENELNCDFYENTGSATLTNDFNGTASLTGAVLPLGDTVITWTATDGSGNSNSCEITVTVVDTQAPYISCMENTGRPTDLGLDFYTVVGTEFDATFSDNSENATLTNDFNGTTSLGGAVLPLGDTVVTWTVTDDSGNSNSCEMTITIVDTEAPAISCLQDATRNTDSDLSTYTVIGTEFDATFSDNAGNATLINDFNGTTSLAGAVLPLGDTVVTWIVIDGNGNENSCEMTVTVIDPEIPLVLCVQDATRAAHPILLSYNVVGDEFDPSFVNNPGNTTLTNDFNGSTSLAGALFPQGDTLVTWTVVGGDGNSSSCSMFVTITEPEVTALLCTQDATRATNPGGLTYTVVGYEFDARGGANVTITNDFNGADSLAGAILPIGENMITWTVVDGNGNSNSCTTTVTVVNNEAPVISCNASITQNNDAGQTGAFVTLPTPAVTDDLGVFRPSVAGMVTPLRFDNGGHLINTPFAWYGATQETQDVVMEINYQGDFNGMGEGMIIVGPDGRLVFFEFGVADNYNTSIINPTFVIPKETWNNWVSLYGPTLNFILADWDFVDNDRCTSRFPFGCEDDFIQLIKRGPITISNDYNNTINAAASDFYPIGTTTVTYTAVDICGAVATCSLDITVVDAEAPEMTCLETISLEVPSSSCTIPVVFNAPVIQDNISSYGQAERLQNVVHNFNRNSATVTTLIPSAYNFRLDGPNIGIADGGSDMYEGGNFITTNLSEVPLTYAENTVTNSEEFGPSGSYITKKVDNMWLLAANLDGITEFNINGVLGADGNGIVDGYSSVIQVNGENYSIFVKRVRENPEANEDSDPSVNHLIIIPENPEASHNFSTDTDEDQHQVTGLQNTERLYYLLYASENSGLVDNATTESITTAFINSIAAPSGSVVQTAGLPSGSEFPVGTTTNTFEATDVAGNTTTCSFDVTVTVAESLQDYISEITGDVNMESFGARVSMSADGLRMAVTYTNPSNSAKQVRVYQWNGCGWVQLGADIIGEAEGDYFGISVSMNADGSRLAIGATLNSGDSGYVQVYTWDGTTWVQLGASIPSEELDGYSNISVSISADGSRLVIGRTVNSPSGTHSNNVQVYAWNGSNWIQMGSDIGNESPVNNFTGFGYSVSMSADGLRLAIGAPDDNNPVSANGYVQVYTWDGSNWVQLGSDIIGEAESDYSGISVSISADGSRLAIGAELNADSRGHVRVYTWDGNNWIQLGADIDGEALGDSSGRAIDMNADGSRLAIGALSNDNGWLSGHVRVYTWDGNNWIQLVADIDGESALDMFGSSISMSADGLRLAIGAPYNGNNGIQPVGRGHVRVYNLPDTPPVAMCQDITVNLDSNGAYTLNPADVDNGSFDNNGSVSLSIAPVSFDCTDIGTPVTVTLTVTDTAGQSATCTATVTVEDNEAPVISCAVNDTRDTDAGVCHYTVQGVEFDATFTDNCNTATLSNDLNGTATLAGAVLPLGDTVVTWTVADGNGNTDVCSVTITVEDNEAPVITCAASASRDTDAGVCHYTVQGVEFDATFTDNCNTATLSNDLNGTATLAGAVLPLGDTVVTWTVADGNGNTDVCSVTITVEDNEAPLITCAASASRDTDAGVCHYTVQGVEFDATFTDNCNTATLSNDLNGTATLAGAVLPLGDTVVTWTVADGNGNTDVCSVTITVEDNEAPVITCAASASRDTDAGVCHYTVQGVEFDATFTDNCNTATLSNDLNGTATLAGAVLPLGDTVVTWTVADGNGNTDVCSVTITVEDNEAPLITCAASASRDTDAGVCHYTVQGVEFDATFTDNCNTATLSNDLNGTATLAGAVLPLGDTVVTWTVADGNGNTDVCSVTITVEDNEAPLITCAASASRDTDAGVCHYTVQGVEFDATFTDNCNTATLSNDLNGTATLAGAVFPLGDTVVTWTVADGNGNTDVCSVTITVEDNEAPLITCAASASRDTDAGVCHYTVQGVEFDATFTDNCNTATLSNDLNGTATLAGAVLPLGDTVVTWTVADGNGNTDVCSVTITVEDNQAPEISCPADIVSGTNGGNCGAVVAFPTPAGFDNCGIASLVQTMGFPSGSVFPVGETIIEFTATDVNGNVATCSFTVTITDDDSPIVVCQDITLLLDSTGTATIVASDLDGGSTDNCGITNLEIDIDTFTCADLGPNTVTLTATDGQGLSSSCTAIVTVENGLVPTVLCQDVSLELDAFGMVSITDASIFDGGSVDACGGTNLTFSVSPSNFTCDDLGENTVTFTATDANGNTSTCTAILTVEDVTAPTVSCMDLTVSLDENGEASIDPSDLLVLADDACGIDTVMADIVDFNCDDVGTAVSLTVMVTDSSGNAATCTATVTVVDEFAPVLDCPTGLTVQITAGTPYEVEDFIASGAVAVADNCGGPVTLVSQSPAVGDLLDSGVHPVSITVADAWGNETSCTFDITVDSVLSIEESGFDISSLAMYPNPARDFVQLSNPQNIPLEAVSIYDITGRLVKKLDASRVTSQMTIAISELASATYFFLIKTADQQITYQIIKE
- a CDS encoding WD40 repeat domain-containing protein, which translates into the protein MKQVTSILKFHLAFLALVFFMSMQAQTSILVKDGQDAGDEFGTAVSLSGNGQVMAVGAPYNSSGTYSNGQVRVYDKQSGFQLGPPINGASFERSGSTISLSQNGYRIAIGAIGSVRVYDFSGSDWIQVGNTLNGYQEGDFFGNAVSLSADGTRLAVGAEGSDSSAGEVRIFDLNGNTWSQVGSPIKGNPNSSLGYSVSLSTDGTTVAIGVPLEALEGG